From Pedococcus aerophilus, one genomic window encodes:
- a CDS encoding pirin family protein, translated as MSNVESAPEETVCADGPPTTDVEVLEPRDVPLGGPRAMTVRRTLPQRQRSLIGAWCFADHYGPDDVAASGGMDVPPHPHTGLQTVSWLFAGEVEHRDSLGTHAVVRPGELNLMTGGHGIAHSEVSTPGTKVLHGAQLWVALPDADRHSPKDFQHFVPTPARIDGATVSVFLGSLAGQTSPVETFTPLLGAEVVLDAGATVELGLDAAYEHGVLADTDGFTVDGTDLARSALAYLRTGQTVLTLTNRSDDPARALLLGGPPFEEEILMWWNFVGRSHEDIVAAREEWMAHAERFGEVQGYAGEVQHLPAPTLPAVRIRPRRNASRAPQDS; from the coding sequence GTGAGCAACGTCGAGAGCGCACCAGAGGAGACCGTCTGCGCCGACGGTCCACCGACGACGGACGTGGAGGTCCTCGAGCCCCGCGACGTCCCCCTCGGAGGGCCCCGCGCGATGACCGTGCGGCGCACCCTCCCCCAGCGCCAACGCTCCCTCATCGGCGCGTGGTGCTTCGCCGACCACTACGGCCCTGACGACGTCGCCGCGTCCGGCGGCATGGACGTCCCGCCCCACCCGCACACCGGCCTGCAGACCGTCAGCTGGCTGTTCGCGGGCGAGGTCGAGCACCGTGACAGCCTCGGCACCCACGCCGTGGTGCGCCCCGGCGAGCTCAACCTCATGACGGGCGGCCACGGCATCGCACACTCCGAGGTCTCCACCCCCGGCACGAAGGTCCTGCACGGTGCCCAGCTCTGGGTCGCCCTGCCGGACGCAGATCGCCACTCCCCCAAGGACTTCCAGCACTTCGTCCCCACCCCGGCCCGTATCGACGGGGCCACCGTCTCCGTCTTCCTCGGGTCGCTCGCCGGCCAGACCTCCCCCGTCGAGACGTTCACGCCGCTGCTCGGCGCCGAGGTGGTCCTCGACGCGGGGGCCACGGTCGAGCTCGGTCTCGACGCGGCATACGAGCACGGGGTGCTGGCGGACACCGACGGGTTCACCGTCGATGGCACGGACCTGGCACGCAGCGCCCTGGCCTACCTCCGTACGGGCCAGACGGTGCTGACGCTCACGAACCGCAGCGACGACCCGGCTCGGGCGCTGCTGCTGGGCGGGCCGCCGTTCGAGGAGGAGATCCTCATGTGGTGGAACTTCGTGGGCCGCAGCCACGAGGACATCGTCGCGGCCCGGGAGGAGTGGATGGCCCACGCCGAGCGGTTCGGCGAGGTGCAGGGGTATGCCGGCGAGGTCCAGCACCTGCCGGCGCCGACGCTGCCCGCAGTGCGGATCCGCCCACGCCGCAACGCCTCTCGCGCCCCCCAGGACTCGTGA
- a CDS encoding TetR/AcrR family transcriptional regulator, protein MKSGEVKGSSVDDGGADEANRPDGRRERWKAHREERRREFVDAAIAAIRQVGPHISLDDVCRQAKVTKPVLYRHFRDKDDLHRAVLEQVAADLLIPRITTELARVHGDDRDLLRAAIGAYVALVREERDLYRYAMAHNDLGEGGDFVGSVEAAIAGAVGVLVATRQEEQSDDAETVAYAIVGMVQLATNRWLDRPTVSEEAFVATLTDLAWMGLSPRVTGTRA, encoded by the coding sequence ATGAAGTCTGGAGAAGTCAAGGGGTCGTCGGTCGACGACGGTGGGGCCGATGAGGCGAACCGCCCCGACGGGCGCCGCGAGCGGTGGAAGGCGCACCGCGAAGAGCGTCGACGCGAGTTCGTCGACGCCGCCATCGCCGCCATCCGTCAGGTCGGCCCCCACATCAGCCTCGACGACGTCTGCCGCCAGGCGAAGGTCACCAAGCCCGTCCTCTACCGCCACTTCCGCGACAAGGACGACCTGCACCGCGCGGTGCTCGAGCAGGTGGCAGCCGACCTCCTCATCCCGCGCATCACCACCGAGCTCGCCCGCGTGCATGGTGACGACCGCGACCTGTTGCGCGCCGCGATCGGGGCGTATGTCGCGCTGGTCCGGGAGGAGCGCGACCTCTACCGGTACGCCATGGCCCACAACGACCTCGGCGAGGGTGGCGACTTCGTCGGCAGTGTCGAGGCGGCCATCGCCGGCGCAGTAGGCGTCCTCGTCGCGACCCGTCAGGAGGAGCAGAGCGACGACGCGGAGACCGTCGCCTACGCCATCGTCGGCATGGTCCAGCTCGCGACGAACCGTTGGCTCGACCGCCCGACGGTGAGCGAGGAGGCCTTCGTCGCCACGCTCACCGACCTCGCCTGGATGGGTCTGTCCCCTCGCGTCACGGGCACCCGGGCCTGA
- a CDS encoding AAA family ATPase: protein MTRKDQTSRALFVTGAVGSGKSTVLDHLGDLLEEAGAPFTLVDLDWLHRTWPPPPDDPQQSRLELANLQSLVTNVLAAQGDRPAPSGSEHSFVLAGVLVDDDQRAAVTHALARPMTVVRLEVEPDQLERQLRTRYTDPDRRRHLGWHLGVAAAMEERLRASSVADHVVPVAGRSPRQVASAVLATAGW, encoded by the coding sequence ATGACACGCAAGGACCAGACATCGCGGGCGCTGTTCGTCACGGGAGCAGTGGGTTCGGGCAAGAGCACGGTGCTCGACCACCTCGGCGACCTGCTCGAGGAGGCAGGCGCGCCGTTCACCCTCGTCGACCTCGACTGGCTCCACCGGACGTGGCCGCCTCCCCCGGACGACCCCCAGCAGTCACGGCTGGAGCTGGCCAACCTCCAAAGTCTCGTGACGAATGTGCTTGCTGCACAGGGCGACCGGCCTGCACCCAGCGGCTCGGAGCACAGCTTCGTGCTGGCTGGCGTGCTGGTGGACGACGACCAACGGGCAGCCGTCACCCACGCCTTGGCGCGCCCGATGACCGTCGTGCGGCTCGAGGTGGAGCCTGACCAGCTCGAGCGGCAGCTTCGCACGCGGTACACCGACCCCGATCGTCGCCGCCACCTCGGGTGGCACCTCGGCGTGGCCGCGGCGATGGAGGAGCGGCTGCGCGCGTCCTCCGTGGCAGACCACGTCGTGCCGGTGGCCGGCCGGTCACCCCGGCAGGTGGCGAGCGCAGTACTCGCCACCGCCGGCTGGTGA
- a CDS encoding diiron oxygenase, whose translation MTTVNTAPPSSHPDAAERLARIQPRHDRDTTARRLLASAAKHSYDPQVDIDWSEPLEAGLYGLSPEWSPLYGTPLWDSLDQEHRIRLTEHEFCSVSGVGIWFEIILMQMILRDVYDQDPATPHVQFALTEIADECRHSVMFAKTAEKYGAPSYRPTHVSHQLGRLFKTLAHGPNLFASILVAEEVLDIFQRELIADERVQPLTRAVSRIHVIEEARHMRFAREEIARRAAEMSRAQRGQQRVVLGIVANIIIDNLVHKDVYAAAGLDPDAAAAAARANDHYADKLRTSAENLTTFLADAGLIGGPSQRLWRRARLV comes from the coding sequence ATGACCACCGTGAACACCGCACCCCCCAGCTCTCACCCGGACGCCGCCGAGCGGCTGGCGCGCATCCAGCCCCGGCACGACCGCGACACCACCGCCCGCCGCCTGCTCGCCTCGGCCGCGAAGCACTCGTACGACCCGCAGGTCGACATCGACTGGTCCGAGCCGCTCGAGGCGGGGCTGTACGGCCTGAGTCCTGAGTGGTCCCCGCTCTACGGGACGCCGCTGTGGGACTCGCTCGACCAGGAGCACCGCATCCGGCTCACGGAGCACGAGTTCTGCTCCGTGTCGGGAGTGGGGATCTGGTTCGAGATAATCCTCATGCAGATGATCCTGCGCGACGTCTACGACCAGGACCCGGCCACTCCGCACGTGCAGTTCGCGCTCACCGAGATCGCTGACGAGTGCCGCCACTCGGTGATGTTCGCCAAGACGGCGGAGAAGTACGGGGCCCCTTCCTACCGACCCACCCACGTCTCCCACCAGCTCGGCCGGCTCTTCAAGACGTTGGCCCACGGCCCGAACCTGTTCGCCTCGATCCTCGTCGCGGAGGAGGTGCTCGACATCTTCCAGCGCGAGCTCATCGCGGACGAGCGGGTGCAGCCACTGACCCGTGCCGTGAGCCGGATCCACGTCATCGAGGAGGCGCGGCACATGCGGTTCGCCCGCGAGGAGATCGCGCGGCGGGCGGCGGAGATGTCGCGGGCCCAGCGCGGCCAGCAGCGGGTGGTCCTCGGCATCGTCGCCAACATCATCATCGACAACCTCGTCCACAAGGACGTGTATGCCGCCGCCGGTCTCGACCCCGACGCAGCCGCTGCGGCTGCGCGGGCCAACGACCACTACGCCGACAAGCTGCGGACGAGCGCGGAGAATCTGACGACGTTCCTCGCCGATGCCGGCCTGATCGGCGGCCCGTCGCAGCGGCTCTGGAGGCGCGCCCGCCTGGTGTGA
- a CDS encoding fibronectin type III domain-containing protein has translation MRARRRLPFPLVAGITLLASAAALSAGAASAAPLVIGDTTPPKVYTQNFGPRGVDLAAGTKDVVITLTTTDETGARTPTAGFRAVNTDESFGFGPMTRVSGTAQQTNWQRRITVPTSALRTWYVVVNPLVDTLGNAETQSHPDFSTMTGYNSSIPSAPTAPSALSGFPGNTMANIYCMGGPEWNGGSPITGYRVTATPGGMTMTGTSCNFLMKGLTNGVTYTFTVAAINARGASEESRPTAPMTARPAFRRTPPPVVTGVAKVAYTLTAAPGTWEPTPDQLTYRWGHLKDDGSGTATPIAGATSLTYKVKESDRGHRLAFEVTASKVGGYPTVTRAFWTTRVPLGLTVKPTPVVTGTAKVGSTLTATAGTWEPAPVTLTYRWYRVASTGSTSPISGATARTYTPVATDGGYRLQVVVTGSKAEYQTVLRPSAVTAAVAR, from the coding sequence ATGCGCGCGCGACGACGGCTCCCCTTTCCCCTGGTTGCGGGAATCACCCTGCTCGCCTCGGCCGCGGCCCTGAGCGCCGGCGCCGCCTCGGCTGCTCCGCTGGTGATCGGCGACACCACCCCGCCCAAGGTCTACACGCAGAACTTCGGTCCGCGCGGCGTCGACCTGGCCGCCGGCACCAAGGACGTCGTCATCACCCTGACGACCACGGACGAGACCGGTGCCAGGACGCCGACGGCTGGGTTCAGGGCCGTCAACACGGACGAGAGCTTCGGCTTCGGTCCGATGACCCGCGTGTCGGGGACGGCGCAGCAGACGAACTGGCAGCGCCGGATCACCGTCCCGACCTCGGCCCTGCGCACCTGGTACGTCGTGGTCAACCCGCTCGTCGACACCCTCGGCAACGCCGAGACGCAGTCGCACCCCGACTTCTCAACCATGACCGGCTACAACAGCTCGATCCCGTCGGCGCCCACAGCCCCGTCCGCGCTGTCCGGCTTCCCCGGGAACACGATGGCCAACATCTACTGCATGGGCGGGCCGGAGTGGAACGGCGGTTCGCCCATCACGGGTTATCGGGTCACTGCCACCCCCGGCGGCATGACGATGACTGGCACGTCGTGCAACTTCCTCATGAAGGGGCTGACGAACGGGGTCACGTACACGTTCACCGTGGCTGCGATCAATGCCCGTGGCGCCAGCGAGGAGTCCCGTCCCACTGCGCCCATGACCGCGCGGCCGGCCTTCCGCAGGACCCCTCCCCCTGTCGTCACCGGCGTCGCCAAGGTCGCCTACACCCTCACCGCTGCGCCCGGCACGTGGGAGCCCACCCCGGATCAGCTCACGTATCGCTGGGGCCACCTCAAGGACGACGGGTCTGGCACGGCCACGCCCATCGCGGGCGCGACCTCCCTGACCTACAAGGTGAAGGAGTCCGACCGCGGACACCGGCTCGCGTTCGAGGTGACGGCGTCGAAGGTCGGCGGATACCCCACGGTGACCCGCGCCTTCTGGACCACGCGGGTGCCGCTGGGACTCACGGTCAAGCCCACGCCGGTCGTGACCGGGACCGCGAAGGTCGGATCCACCCTGACCGCGACGGCGGGGACCTGGGAGCCGGCGCCGGTCACCCTCACCTACCGCTGGTACCGCGTCGCCTCGACGGGCAGCACCTCACCGATCTCCGGGGCGACTGCTCGGACCTACACCCCCGTCGCGACCGACGGCGGCTACCGGCTGCAGGTCGTGGTCACGGGGTCGAAGGCGGAGTACCAGACGGTCCTGCGGCCCTCGGCCGTGACGGCGGCCGTCGCCCGATAG
- a CDS encoding YnfA family protein — MTMLRSVLLFVLAAVAEIGGAWLVWQGVREHRGWLWIGSGVIALGLYGFVATLQPDAQFGRILAAYGGVFVAGSLLWGMVVDGFRPDRYDVVGALVCLVGVAVIMYAPRSA, encoded by the coding sequence ATGACGATGCTCCGATCGGTCCTGCTGTTCGTGCTCGCCGCCGTGGCGGAGATCGGTGGAGCCTGGCTGGTGTGGCAGGGAGTTCGTGAGCACCGCGGGTGGCTCTGGATCGGATCCGGGGTGATTGCCCTGGGGCTGTACGGGTTCGTCGCCACCCTCCAACCAGACGCACAGTTCGGCCGCATCCTCGCGGCATACGGAGGGGTGTTCGTCGCCGGGTCGCTGCTCTGGGGCATGGTCGTGGACGGGTTCCGGCCGGACCGGTATGACGTCGTCGGTGCCCTGGTGTGCCTGGTCGGCGTCGCCGTGATCATGTACGCGCCACGCAGCGCCTGA
- a CDS encoding RNA polymerase sigma factor, with protein sequence MTDEREVEDLLRTLAPQVLGALARRTGDFDASEDAVQEALLVASQRWPRDGIPERPRGWLLQTAQRKLVDLWRSDDARRRRERLTATHDGGEQPGVVHHDDTLTVLLLCCHPSLTPASAIALTLRAVGGLTTAQVASAFLVPEATMAQRISRAKATIRASGTAFGPPSPEELPQRLGSVLHVLYLVFNEGYAASAGSSVHRTDLTGEAVRLTRMAHRLLPDDPEVTSLLALMLLTDARRPARTTSSGDLVPLAEQDRSRWDAAMIREGTALLDSTLGSGRGRIGAYQLQAAIAAVHDRAATASETDWAQIRALQEMLERLTGNPLVTLSRAVSTARVDGPLAGLAVLDELGDRLGDHHRVEAVRGHLLELAGRLDEAAAAYRLAADRATNLQEQRHLAAEATRLRGH encoded by the coding sequence GTGACCGACGAGCGCGAGGTCGAGGACCTGCTGCGCACCCTGGCGCCGCAGGTCCTCGGCGCGCTCGCCCGCCGCACCGGTGACTTCGACGCGTCCGAGGACGCGGTCCAGGAGGCCTTGCTCGTCGCCTCGCAGCGGTGGCCGCGCGACGGCATACCCGAACGCCCGCGGGGGTGGCTCCTGCAGACCGCCCAGCGCAAGCTCGTGGACCTGTGGCGCAGCGACGACGCGCGGCGACGTCGCGAGCGCCTGACCGCCACCCACGACGGCGGCGAGCAGCCGGGCGTCGTGCACCACGACGACACGTTGACGGTGCTCCTGCTCTGCTGCCACCCCTCGCTCACGCCGGCCTCGGCGATCGCGCTGACCCTGCGGGCGGTCGGGGGCCTCACGACGGCTCAGGTGGCCAGCGCCTTCCTCGTGCCGGAGGCGACGATGGCCCAGCGGATCAGCCGCGCCAAGGCGACGATCCGCGCGTCCGGCACCGCCTTCGGACCGCCGTCGCCCGAGGAGCTGCCGCAACGTCTCGGGTCGGTCCTGCACGTCCTCTACCTCGTGTTCAACGAGGGGTATGCAGCCAGTGCCGGGTCGAGCGTGCACCGCACCGACCTCACCGGCGAGGCGGTCCGGCTGACGAGGATGGCGCACCGGCTGCTGCCCGACGACCCGGAGGTGACGAGCCTGCTCGCCCTCATGCTGCTCACCGACGCGCGTCGACCTGCTCGCACCACTTCATCTGGGGACCTGGTGCCGTTGGCCGAGCAGGATCGCAGTCGCTGGGACGCGGCGATGATCAGGGAGGGCACGGCACTGCTCGACAGCACCCTCGGCTCAGGCCGTGGCCGGATCGGCGCCTACCAGCTGCAGGCCGCGATCGCCGCCGTGCACGACCGCGCAGCCACGGCGTCGGAGACGGACTGGGCCCAGATCCGCGCCCTCCAGGAGATGTTGGAGCGGCTCACCGGCAACCCGTTGGTCACCCTGTCGCGGGCCGTCTCCACCGCCAGGGTGGACGGGCCGCTGGCGGGTCTGGCGGTCCTCGACGAGCTCGGCGACCGGCTGGGGGACCACCACCGTGTCGAGGCGGTGCGGGGCCACCTCCTCGAGCTGGCCGGACGACTCGACGAGGCCGCGGCGGCATACCGGCTGGCCGCGGACCGGGCCACCAACCTCCAGGAGCAGCGGCACCTCGCAGCCGAGGCCACCCGCCTGCGCGGGCACTGA
- a CDS encoding alpha/beta hydrolase, which yields MTAREAESAVDEGVRWHELAAGPVRSLWFSPPDGVEVTGSVVVFPGLGLPRYLLPLARTLAGSGVEVVVFDALAFRGRRRRVRPTIRGLATAGQQWVAELARTSLAPHGPLVVFGHSTGAQVALEVALGLQHTGRIDCLVMAGPTFTPKQRGLLHLVPAGLTAWRKDPPTELVVLKNLARVRTDVVRMVLSGLRHRPEERVTRLRVPLTTTAGEADSFAPSEWLEQLAAKAGAGGRSQVLVGSHNNVFPHPDEVAELVRAASRLG from the coding sequence GTGACTGCACGTGAGGCGGAGTCCGCCGTCGACGAGGGCGTGCGCTGGCACGAGCTCGCCGCCGGCCCGGTCCGGTCCCTGTGGTTCTCGCCGCCCGACGGTGTCGAGGTGACCGGCAGCGTCGTCGTCTTCCCCGGGCTCGGGCTGCCGCGCTACCTCCTGCCGCTGGCCCGCACTCTGGCCGGGAGCGGGGTGGAGGTCGTCGTCTTCGACGCCCTGGCCTTCCGCGGCCGCAGGCGGCGTGTGCGCCCCACGATCCGGGGCCTTGCCACTGCTGGCCAGCAGTGGGTCGCCGAGCTGGCCAGGACCAGCCTCGCCCCGCACGGTCCGTTGGTCGTCTTCGGCCACTCGACCGGGGCCCAGGTGGCGCTCGAGGTGGCGCTCGGCCTGCAGCACACCGGTCGCATCGACTGCCTCGTCATGGCCGGGCCGACCTTCACGCCGAAGCAACGGGGGTTGCTCCACCTCGTGCCGGCGGGTTTGACCGCGTGGCGCAAGGATCCGCCGACCGAGCTCGTCGTCCTCAAGAACCTCGCGCGCGTGCGCACCGACGTGGTGCGCATGGTCCTGTCGGGGCTGCGGCACCGACCCGAGGAACGCGTCACGCGGCTGCGGGTGCCCCTGACGACGACGGCCGGCGAGGCGGACTCGTTCGCGCCGTCGGAGTGGTTGGAGCAGCTGGCCGCCAAGGCCGGCGCTGGAGGCAGGTCCCAGGTGCTCGTGGGCTCGCACAACAACGTCTTCCCCCACCCCGACGAGGTCGCCGAGCTCGTGAGGGCAGCCAGTCGCCTCGGGTGA
- a CDS encoding class F sortase, producing MQTAQDDHGRGRRLTAPAAVVALAVAGIGLLGFGLSQQESRTPPSPALASGTHDHGGGEQWEQPPVEALNPTPSTTATAKPKAAGGAAYAEPKGTILDRSTPTKVRILGLGVSASMITLGLQKDNTMEVPQDGTSAGWYDGSPTPGELGPSVIAAHVTWQKKPAVFFELGALKKGQQIEVDRKDGTTAVFKVTDVGQYPKKDFPTDKVYGTVDRAALRLITCGGVFNGETGHHVDNVVVYADLVGTK from the coding sequence GTGCAGACAGCACAGGACGATCACGGCCGCGGACGGCGCCTCACCGCGCCGGCTGCGGTCGTGGCCCTGGCCGTCGCGGGCATCGGGCTGCTCGGGTTCGGGCTCTCCCAGCAGGAGTCACGCACGCCGCCCTCACCGGCGCTCGCGAGCGGCACGCACGACCACGGTGGTGGTGAGCAGTGGGAGCAGCCGCCCGTGGAGGCGTTGAACCCGACCCCGTCGACCACGGCGACCGCGAAGCCCAAGGCCGCCGGCGGCGCTGCATACGCCGAGCCGAAGGGGACGATCCTCGACCGGTCGACGCCGACGAAGGTCCGCATCCTCGGCCTCGGTGTGTCTGCCTCGATGATCACGTTGGGGCTGCAGAAGGACAACACCATGGAGGTGCCCCAGGACGGGACCTCCGCCGGGTGGTACGACGGCAGCCCCACCCCGGGTGAGCTCGGTCCGTCGGTCATCGCGGCCCACGTGACGTGGCAGAAGAAGCCGGCCGTGTTCTTCGAGCTCGGTGCCCTGAAGAAGGGGCAGCAGATCGAGGTCGACCGCAAGGACGGGACGACCGCCGTCTTCAAGGTCACCGATGTCGGCCAGTACCCGAAGAAGGACTTTCCGACCGACAAGGTCTACGGCACCGTCGACCGGGCTGCGTTGCGACTCATTACCTGCGGTGGTGTGTTCAACGGCGAGACCGGCCACCACGTCGACAACGTCGTGGTCTACGCCGACCTCGTCGGCACGAAGTAA
- a CDS encoding SDR family NAD(P)-dependent oxidoreductase, producing the protein MSGSTHSAPTGPVLVTGCSSGIGAATADFLVKAGHTVYATARRPETLRSLELAGARTLALDVTSEDSMAEAVRAVEDEHGRVGVLVNNAGYGEYGTIEEVELDRVRTMFETNVFGLSRMTQFVLPGMREAKAGRIVNIGSMGGRFTWPVGGYYHATKYAVEAITDALRNEVRPFGIHVSLIEPGLIRTRFEETALTSDAATVDDSSPYSALLAASAQATAGGYSNPRLAAGPESVARAVLKAIESSNPRSRYVITPAARAMIAARTLGGDRVWDGIVKQQFKA; encoded by the coding sequence GTGAGCGGCTCCACCCACAGCGCCCCGACCGGCCCGGTCCTCGTCACCGGCTGCTCCTCGGGGATCGGCGCCGCGACCGCCGACTTCCTCGTCAAGGCCGGCCACACGGTCTACGCCACCGCCCGCCGCCCCGAGACGCTCCGGTCGCTCGAGCTCGCCGGCGCCCGCACGCTCGCGCTCGACGTGACCTCCGAGGACTCGATGGCCGAGGCCGTCCGCGCGGTCGAGGACGAGCACGGCCGGGTCGGGGTCCTCGTCAACAACGCCGGGTACGGCGAGTACGGCACGATCGAGGAGGTCGAGCTCGACCGGGTGCGCACGATGTTCGAGACCAACGTCTTCGGGCTCTCCCGGATGACCCAGTTCGTGCTGCCCGGGATGCGCGAGGCCAAGGCCGGGCGGATCGTCAACATCGGCTCCATGGGTGGCCGCTTCACCTGGCCGGTCGGCGGGTACTACCACGCGACCAAGTACGCCGTGGAGGCCATCACCGACGCCCTGCGCAACGAGGTCCGCCCCTTCGGCATCCACGTCAGCCTCATCGAGCCCGGCCTGATCCGGACCCGCTTCGAGGAGACTGCCCTCACCTCCGACGCCGCGACCGTCGACGACTCCTCCCCGTATTCAGCGCTGCTGGCTGCCAGCGCGCAGGCCACCGCGGGCGGTTACTCGAACCCGCGCCTGGCTGCCGGCCCGGAGTCCGTGGCCCGTGCGGTGCTCAAGGCGATCGAGTCGAGCAACCCGAGGTCGCGCTACGTCATCACGCCCGCGGCCCGCGCCATGATCGCGGCACGCACGCTCGGTGGCGACCGGGTCTGGGACGGCATCGTGAAGCAGCAGTTCAAGGCCTGA
- a CDS encoding response regulator has translation MAVALVVEHDDDIRTLVSLSAAKAGLEPVAADCGEAAMTLIADGLKPDVVVLDVRMPGLSGLDVVRAMRAHTYLETTPVVMLSAMARPEDRQDGLEAGADEYVLKPFSPRALATVLRDLVARTRPST, from the coding sequence ATGGCGGTAGCTCTGGTCGTCGAGCACGACGACGACATCAGGACCCTGGTGTCCCTGTCCGCGGCGAAGGCCGGCCTCGAGCCGGTGGCGGCGGACTGCGGCGAAGCGGCCATGACCCTCATCGCCGACGGGCTCAAGCCCGATGTCGTCGTGCTGGACGTGCGTATGCCGGGGCTGAGCGGGCTCGACGTCGTGCGCGCCATGCGGGCGCACACGTACCTCGAGACCACTCCCGTGGTCATGCTCAGTGCCATGGCGCGCCCCGAGGACCGGCAGGACGGCCTGGAGGCGGGGGCGGACGAGTACGTGCTGAAGCCGTTCAGCCCCCGCGCCCTCGCCACGGTGCTGCGCGACCTCGTGGCTCGCACCCGCCCCTCGACGTGA
- a CDS encoding YciI family protein: MTRYLLVVDFQSGPDDTPMDQWGPEEVAAHLDYYRALNAELEASGELLETTILTGPDLAKVVRSDGSTSVVTDGPFQEIKEWVAGYQVVDVDSEARALEIAARVSAVPGRGGVPTQQPIQVRRVMDDGPGDAAAMDDFLATVTHHDG; encoded by the coding sequence ATGACCCGTTACCTGCTGGTGGTCGACTTCCAGTCCGGCCCCGACGACACCCCCATGGACCAGTGGGGGCCGGAGGAGGTGGCCGCCCACCTCGACTACTACCGCGCCCTCAACGCCGAGCTCGAGGCCAGCGGCGAGCTGCTCGAGACCACGATCCTCACCGGCCCCGACCTGGCCAAGGTCGTGCGCTCCGACGGCAGCACCTCGGTCGTCACCGACGGCCCCTTCCAGGAGATCAAGGAGTGGGTGGCGGGGTACCAGGTCGTCGACGTCGACTCCGAGGCCCGCGCGCTCGAGATCGCCGCCCGCGTCTCCGCCGTCCCCGGTCGCGGGGGCGTGCCCACCCAGCAGCCGATCCAGGTCCGCCGCGTCATGGACGACGGCCCCGGCGACGCAGCGGCGATGGACGACTTCCTCGCGACCGTCACCCACCACGACGGCTGA